The Winogradskyella schleiferi genome has a window encoding:
- a CDS encoding SusC/RagA family TonB-linked outer membrane protein, with product MAQTTVTGKVISASDNMPLPGASVVEKGTSNGTQTDFDGAFTLDVVNESAVLVVSYVGFKTQEVPFASNEITVTLEDDSALSEVVVVGYGTQKKSDIVNAVASVDMEDAVLTPTSDVNEMLRGRIPGLQVNVGGGTLRPGGTSDIIFRGQGSIEGNVSAIYVVDGIIREDGIEDIDADDIKSVEFLKDASAQAIYGSRGANGVVLITTKRGSVGKVSVSYHGFLTTKTIERNFDVYSGQEFAQLRREAFRSTRNDDSYADDVIDNVFSEVEYDNLINNRFVDWEEELLRNGVVNSQAISISGGTEMTKVFGSINYFKEDGLIPTSSYTRKTLRLNVDQKISDKFSVNFDLNLLNDDTNRAANVNVITFSPLGTAYNEDGSLTRFPSGEESSPVNPIWNLREQSNKEKGNDYVINVTPIWQITKDLQYQFKANFTRRTSERGQYQSSLSSAGDDVRGIARIDNQLRESHLLENILTYDKAINENNRLNVTLVQSSQENEFSRTFTQGEGFLNEDLGYNGIASATGRVTVERDGDKFRYLGYMARARYTLLNRYTLEGIIRADGASLNGEGNEWSYNPAGSFAWKIHNESFLEDVNSIQELKVRASYGSLVNDLGRAYTSLFTADFQPYIFDEESASGYSPSTILPNPNLKFERITTLNLGLDFSIFNRILTGNINWYDARTTDLLLRRGVPPVTGYTSTFFNAGELQNTGIEIGLTANIINTEDFKWSVSTNWSNNRNELLELYNDGNGDAITEDNSFNYYVGQPVGVIYQYAFDGIWQEGEDYANSPQANPESVNTQDNLRPGDIRIKDVNGVDDEGNTIPGPDGKITPEDRVFIDPNPDWFGSLSTTIAYKGFDLFVDFYAVEGATKINPFLNEYNNGGTLRGDLNGVKVDYYTPENPSTTFPRPNKDSADQYLNSMAVKDASYIRLRTVSLGYTLAEKFTSKLNFEQIRLYATATNVFTNTDYIGYSPEVNIRSTFSNADTGYPDAKAFTFGIRIKF from the coding sequence ATGGCTCAGACCACAGTAACAGGGAAAGTGATTTCTGCTTCAGATAACATGCCCTTGCCTGGCGCATCTGTTGTGGAGAAAGGAACATCTAATGGAACGCAAACGGATTTCGATGGCGCATTTACTTTAGATGTAGTAAATGAGTCTGCTGTTTTAGTGGTATCTTATGTGGGCTTTAAAACTCAAGAGGTGCCTTTTGCTTCAAATGAAATTACTGTGACATTGGAAGATGATAGTGCATTGAGTGAGGTAGTTGTTGTAGGTTATGGTACACAGAAGAAAAGCGATATCGTAAATGCTGTAGCTTCGGTGGATATGGAAGATGCGGTTTTAACTCCTACTTCAGATGTAAATGAGATGTTACGTGGTAGGATCCCTGGTTTACAAGTTAATGTTGGAGGTGGAACACTAAGGCCAGGTGGTACTTCGGACATTATTTTTAGAGGGCAAGGTTCTATTGAAGGTAATGTAAGTGCAATCTACGTTGTAGATGGAATTATTAGAGAAGACGGTATTGAGGATATTGACGCAGACGATATAAAATCTGTTGAATTTTTGAAAGATGCCTCTGCTCAGGCTATTTATGGTTCTAGAGGTGCTAATGGTGTGGTTTTAATAACTACTAAACGCGGTTCTGTTGGTAAAGTTAGTGTTAGCTATCATGGCTTTCTAACAACAAAAACGATTGAGAGAAATTTCGATGTTTATAGTGGGCAAGAATTTGCGCAGTTAAGAAGAGAGGCTTTTAGGTCAACAAGAAACGACGACAGTTATGCTGATGATGTTATTGATAATGTATTCTCAGAGGTTGAATATGATAACCTAATCAACAATCGTTTCGTGGATTGGGAAGAAGAATTATTGAGAAACGGTGTGGTGAATAGTCAAGCGATTAGTATAAGTGGTGGTACAGAAATGACTAAGGTTTTTGGTAGTATAAACTATTTTAAAGAAGATGGTCTTATTCCTACCTCTAGTTATACAAGAAAAACGTTACGTTTAAATGTAGATCAAAAAATATCGGATAAGTTTTCTGTTAATTTTGATTTGAATTTATTAAATGATGATACAAATAGAGCAGCAAATGTTAATGTTATTACCTTCTCACCGTTAGGAACTGCTTATAATGAAGACGGCAGTCTAACGCGTTTTCCAAGTGGTGAAGAATCATCACCTGTAAATCCTATATGGAATTTACGTGAGCAATCTAACAAAGAAAAAGGAAATGACTATGTCATTAATGTAACTCCAATATGGCAAATTACAAAAGATTTACAATATCAATTTAAGGCAAATTTTACTAGAAGAACCTCAGAAAGGGGACAATATCAATCGTCTTTAAGTAGTGCGGGTGATGATGTTAGAGGTATTGCAAGAATTGATAATCAATTAAGAGAGTCTCATCTGTTGGAAAATATCCTAACGTATGATAAAGCTATTAATGAAAATAATAGATTAAATGTAACCTTAGTGCAATCCTCCCAAGAAAACGAATTCTCTAGAACATTTACACAAGGTGAAGGGTTCTTAAATGAAGATTTGGGTTATAATGGAATTGCTAGTGCAACGGGTCGGGTAACTGTAGAACGCGATGGAGACAAATTTCGATATTTAGGATATATGGCTAGAGCACGATATACTTTACTAAATAGATATACACTTGAGGGTATTATTAGAGCTGATGGAGCTTCATTAAATGGAGAAGGTAACGAATGGAGTTATAATCCAGCAGGTTCTTTTGCTTGGAAAATACATAATGAAAGCTTTTTAGAAGATGTAAATTCTATACAAGAATTAAAGGTTAGAGCAAGTTATGGGTCTTTGGTTAACGATTTAGGGCGTGCTTATACATCGCTATTTACAGCAGATTTTCAACCGTATATTTTTGATGAAGAATCTGCCTCAGGATATTCTCCTTCAACTATTTTACCTAATCCTAATTTAAAATTCGAAAGAATTACGACCTTAAACCTTGGGTTGGATTTTTCGATATTCAATAGAATATTAACAGGTAACATAAATTGGTATGATGCAAGAACTACTGATTTATTGTTAAGAAGAGGTGTGCCACCAGTCACAGGATATACATCAACATTCTTTAATGCTGGTGAATTGCAAAATACAGGTATCGAAATTGGCTTAACTGCAAATATTATCAATACAGAAGATTTTAAATGGTCTGTTTCTACCAATTGGTCTAATAACAGAAACGAATTATTAGAACTGTATAATGACGGGAATGGTGATGCCATTACAGAAGATAATTCATTTAATTATTATGTTGGTCAGCCAGTTGGTGTTATTTATCAATATGCATTTGACGGGATATGGCAAGAAGGGGAAGATTATGCAAATTCACCTCAGGCGAATCCAGAATCGGTAAATACGCAAGATAACTTGAGACCTGGTGACATTAGAATAAAGGATGTTAACGGTGTTGATGATGAAGGCAATACAATACCTGGTCCAGATGGAAAAATAACTCCTGAAGATCGTGTGTTTATCGACCCTAATCCAGATTGGTTTGGTTCACTATCTACAACAATTGCTTATAAAGGTTTTGATTTATTTGTAGATTTTTATGCTGTGGAAGGGGCAACAAAAATTAATCCATTTTTAAATGAGTACAACAATGGTGGTACGTTAAGAGGAGATTTAAATGGTGTTAAAGTAGATTATTACACACCAGAAAATCCATCAACCACATTTCCGCGTCCTAATAAAGATTCTGCCGATCAATACTTAAATTCAATGGCAGTTAAAGATGCTTCTTACATTAGGTTAAGAACGGTAAGTTTGGGATATACCTTAGCAGAAAAGTTTACGTCTAAGTTAAATTTTGAGCAGATTAGGTTATATGCTACCGCAACAAATGTATTTACAAATACAGATTATATTGGGTATAGTCCAGAGGTAAACATAAGATCTACCTTTTCTAATGCTGATACAGGTTATCCAGATGCCAAAGCATTCACATTTGGAATAAGAATTAAATTTTAA
- a CDS encoding RagB/SusD family nutrient uptake outer membrane protein, with amino-acid sequence MKTKFFYSKIKSGLLLAMAFCFIVTSCEDYLEEQPSTLIDADYIYTTEAGLKTGVTSLYKFERDRYDNGTEDYMGAVLMSSRGDLTFSRSGYTGLMGRYERGTSPVDQGTNFASSLFWKHYYNIANKATALINAAETLEGLDDDVRAQVLSEARFFRAHSYFYLYRMYNNIYVTTETITPDNAFDVINDKSSEQEIFTLINSDLNYAIENLDWTDTFGRVTKGTAKHVKAKVAMWQGNWTEAKNQAVSLIDEGPHGLVGSTADVFAGDRNNSESLFVIQSKDDLGGGGTTMMNANYVTQYFQIAGIEANNEQGGRGFSRILPNLYLLDLLAEDPNDTRDDDTYFRLKYYYTSGDRAGEEVDNYAPITDLDNPSGNYTSYYQRMHPSCIKFAQDDGDPNSYLIRGNITVYRLAETYLIAAEAIMRSSGDPLPYINAVRTRAGADPVSSVNQQTILDERARELAFEGQRWFTLKRMGQSVIDFQITNYAGDGEYFPNNLGTRDPRENWMSHFINWPISQNDLDLLGPDYPQNDGYN; translated from the coding sequence ATGAAAACGAAGTTTTTTTATTCAAAAATAAAAAGTGGCTTACTGCTTGCCATGGCGTTTTGCTTTATTGTAACTTCCTGTGAAGATTATTTAGAGGAACAACCAAGTACGCTAATTGATGCAGATTATATTTATACCACTGAAGCCGGTTTAAAGACTGGTGTAACGAGTTTGTATAAATTTGAAAGAGATCGCTATGACAACGGCACTGAAGATTATATGGGAGCAGTTCTTATGTCCTCAAGAGGAGATTTAACATTTTCAAGATCTGGTTACACGGGATTAATGGGAAGATATGAAAGAGGTACGTCTCCAGTAGATCAAGGAACCAATTTTGCGTCTTCATTATTTTGGAAGCATTATTACAATATTGCGAATAAGGCTACTGCTTTAATAAATGCAGCTGAAACTTTAGAGGGATTGGATGACGATGTAAGGGCGCAAGTTTTATCTGAAGCAAGATTTTTTAGGGCACATTCTTATTTTTACCTTTATAGAATGTATAATAATATTTATGTTACTACAGAAACTATAACTCCTGATAATGCTTTCGATGTTATTAACGATAAATCATCTGAACAAGAAATTTTTACACTTATTAATAGTGATTTAAACTATGCTATTGAGAATTTAGACTGGACAGATACTTTTGGTCGTGTTACAAAAGGAACGGCAAAACATGTAAAGGCCAAAGTAGCAATGTGGCAAGGGAATTGGACAGAAGCAAAAAACCAAGCGGTATCTTTAATAGACGAAGGGCCTCATGGTTTAGTAGGTTCTACTGCAGACGTTTTTGCAGGTGATAGAAATAATTCTGAATCATTATTTGTTATACAGTCTAAAGATGATCTTGGTGGTGGTGGTACTACTATGATGAATGCGAATTATGTCACCCAATATTTTCAGATTGCTGGAATAGAGGCGAATAATGAGCAAGGCGGTAGAGGCTTTTCTAGAATTTTACCAAATTTATATTTATTAGACCTTTTAGCCGAAGATCCTAATGATACTAGAGATGATGATACTTATTTTAGATTAAAGTATTATTACACTTCAGGTGATAGAGCTGGTGAAGAAGTAGATAACTATGCTCCAATAACGGATTTAGATAATCCAAGCGGCAACTACACATCTTATTATCAAAGAATGCACCCATCCTGTATCAAATTTGCGCAAGATGATGGTGATCCGAATTCTTATTTAATTAGAGGTAACATTACTGTTTATAGATTGGCGGAAACTTATTTAATCGCTGCAGAAGCTATTATGAGATCTTCAGGTGATCCTTTACCTTATATTAATGCAGTTAGAACACGTGCAGGTGCCGATCCAGTTTCTTCAGTGAATCAACAAACAATCTTAGATGAGCGTGCTAGGGAATTGGCTTTTGAAGGGCAGCGTTGGTTTACCTTAAAAAGAATGGGGCAAAGTGTTATTGATTTTCAAATTACCAACTATGCAGGTGATGGTGAATATTTTCCTAACAACTTAGGAACAAGAGATCCTAGAGAGAACTGGATGTCTCATTTTATCAATTGGCCAATATCTCAAAACGATTTAGACCTTTTAGGACCTGATTACCCTCAGAATGATGGTTATAATTAA
- a CDS encoding glycerophosphodiester phosphodiesterase: MRYVIMLICCLGLVSCNSNSQEKNDTTETTKAIPTTAMEPKIAFADNPVIAHRGAWKAKGLPKNSIAALKEAIDLKCTGSEFDVRMTSDEVLIVTHDGDFGGLVIDSTTYEELAKHKLPNGETLPTLKDFIKAGMTNNSSTGLVCEIKPSKIEGRNKLMAEKTVALVKELKAEAYVSYYISFSYELIKRIKEINAEAKVLYLDGSKTPQELKNDNITGLDYLVWKLRQKPEWITEAKDLGLKLNAWTANKQEDIDWLLAQDFDYITTDEPELAFERFKATSN; encoded by the coding sequence ATGCGTTATGTAATTATGTTAATATGCTGTCTTGGTCTTGTGTCTTGCAATTCAAACTCTCAAGAAAAAAACGATACGACCGAAACAACAAAAGCCATCCCAACTACAGCCATGGAACCTAAAATTGCCTTTGCTGATAATCCAGTAATTGCACACCGAGGTGCATGGAAAGCTAAAGGTTTACCGAAAAATTCTATTGCGGCATTAAAAGAAGCCATTGACTTAAAATGTACTGGTTCTGAATTTGATGTACGAATGACTTCAGATGAAGTACTGATTGTTACACACGATGGCGATTTTGGCGGTCTCGTGATAGACTCTACGACATACGAGGAACTTGCCAAACATAAATTACCAAATGGGGAAACATTACCGACATTAAAGGATTTTATTAAAGCAGGAATGACGAATAATTCATCTACGGGCTTAGTATGTGAGATAAAGCCTTCGAAAATTGAAGGTCGCAATAAGCTCATGGCAGAAAAAACTGTTGCTCTCGTAAAAGAGTTAAAGGCGGAAGCCTATGTATCTTATTATATCAGTTTTAGTTATGAATTGATTAAGCGTATAAAAGAAATAAATGCAGAGGCCAAAGTTTTATATCTCGATGGTTCAAAAACACCTCAAGAGCTAAAAAATGATAACATTACAGGTTTGGATTATTTAGTTTGGAAACTGAGACAAAAACCAGAATGGATTACAGAAGCGAAGGACTTAGGTCTTAAATTGAATGCTTGGACGGCGAATAAGCAAGAGGATATTGACTGGTTATTAGCTCAAGATTTTGATTATATAACTACGGACGAGCCTGAATTGGCTTTTGAGAGATTTAAAGCAACCTCTAATTAG
- a CDS encoding endonuclease/exonuclease/phosphatase family protein, which yields MDKNSNSSFKVMTYNIRLDTASDGENAWPNRSDFLSDQILFLSPDVFGVQEALPNQIEDLNLALPDYNFIGEGRGGNGEGEHAALYYNSKHVYVEKHHTFWLSKTPEKVSKDWDAAYPRVCTYGLFS from the coding sequence ATGGACAAGAATTCAAATTCTAGCTTCAAGGTAATGACCTATAATATTCGGTTGGATACAGCGTCGGATGGTGAAAACGCTTGGCCAAATCGAAGTGACTTTTTAAGCGATCAAATTTTATTTTTAAGCCCAGATGTTTTTGGCGTACAAGAGGCGCTTCCCAATCAAATTGAAGATTTGAATTTAGCCTTGCCAGATTATAATTTTATCGGAGAAGGTAGAGGTGGTAATGGCGAAGGAGAACACGCTGCCTTATATTACAATTCGAAACATGTTTATGTAGAAAAACATCACACCTTTTGGTTGTCGAAGACACCAGAAAAAGTCTCTAAAGATTGGGATGCTGCCTATCCAAGAGTTTGCACCTACGGTTTGTTCTCCTAA
- a CDS encoding endonuclease/exonuclease/phosphatase family protein, with amino-acid sequence MFNTHLDHVGKESRIESMKLILQKITSENTENYPVILMGDFNVEPNSDVISNVSKVMLDSKQIAEVEFGSDGTFNGFNYNEPVTRRIDYIFVSKSPNLKVRKYAVLSSAIDFKFPSDHFPVYVEIELE; translated from the coding sequence GTGTTCAACACGCATTTGGATCATGTTGGTAAAGAATCTCGAATAGAAAGTATGAAGCTCATTCTTCAAAAAATTACTTCAGAAAATACCGAAAATTACCCTGTAATACTTATGGGAGATTTTAATGTTGAACCTAATAGTGATGTGATATCTAACGTATCAAAAGTTATGTTAGACTCAAAACAAATAGCAGAGGTAGAATTTGGATCTGATGGAACCTTCAACGGTTTCAATTATAATGAACCTGTAACCCGACGAATCGATTATATTTTCGTTTCTAAATCCCCTAACTTAAAAGTTCGGAAATATGCTGTTTTATCGAGCGCCATAGATTTTAAGTTTCCATCAGACCATTTTCCTGTTTATGTAGAAATTGAATTGGAATAA
- a CDS encoding (4Fe-4S)-binding protein translates to MENNANVFSNAEITVTYNPRCCANAELCARQLSNVFRRSVIPWIDLEGAQTDVIINQIKKCPSGALQYHLNKKDVA, encoded by the coding sequence ATGGAAAATAACGCAAACGTTTTCAGTAACGCTGAAATTACCGTTACCTACAATCCTCGCTGCTGTGCAAATGCAGAACTTTGTGCAAGACAATTATCTAATGTTTTTAGAAGATCTGTGATTCCATGGATTGATTTAGAAGGCGCACAAACTGATGTTATTATTAATCAGATTAAAAAATGCCCTTCGGGAGCATTGCAATATCATTTGAATAAAAAAGATGTTGCTTAA
- a CDS encoding peptide chain release factor 3 encodes MSFLKEINRRRTFGIISHPDAGKTTLTEKLLLFGGAIQEAGAVKSNKIKKGATSDFMEIERQRGISVATSVLAFEYNGIKINILDTPGHKDFAEDTFRTLTAVDSVIVVIDVAKGVEEQTEKLVEVCRMRNIPIIVFINKMDREGKDAFDLLDEIEQKLGLKVVPLSFPIGMGYDFKGIYNIWEKNVNLFSGDSRKDIEETIEISDLSSPELDKLVGEKAADTLREEIELVDGIYPQFNKEDYLNGNQQPVFFGSALNNFGVRELLDCFVEIAPKPRPKQSEERLVKPDEKKFSGFVFKIHANMDPNHRNRLAFVKIVSGEFKRNSPYLHVRHDKKLKFSSPNAFFAEKKEIVDVSYPGDIVGLQDTGSFKIGDTLTEGEILNYKGVPSFSPEHFRYINNADPMKAKQLYKGIDQLMDEGVAQLFTLDFNGRKVIGTVGALQYEVIQYRLEHEYGAKCTYENLNVHKACWIKTDNEKSEEFKEFLRVKQRYLARDKHNQLVFLADSMFSLQMSQQKYPSITFHMTSEFE; translated from the coding sequence ATGAGTTTTTTAAAAGAAATAAACAGACGACGCACCTTTGGGATCATCTCACATCCAGATGCAGGTAAAACCACGCTTACCGAAAAACTATTATTGTTCGGTGGTGCCATACAAGAAGCTGGTGCTGTAAAAAGTAATAAAATAAAGAAAGGTGCCACAAGTGACTTTATGGAAATTGAGCGTCAACGTGGAATTTCTGTAGCAACATCTGTCTTGGCTTTTGAATATAACGGTATAAAGATTAACATTTTAGATACACCAGGCCACAAAGATTTTGCCGAAGACACGTTTAGAACTTTAACAGCCGTAGATAGTGTGATTGTTGTTATAGATGTCGCCAAAGGTGTCGAAGAGCAAACAGAAAAGTTAGTTGAAGTTTGTAGGATGCGAAACATTCCTATCATTGTCTTTATTAATAAAATGGATCGGGAAGGTAAAGATGCCTTCGACCTTTTAGATGAGATTGAACAAAAATTGGGTTTAAAGGTCGTACCGTTAAGTTTCCCTATTGGAATGGGCTACGACTTTAAAGGTATATACAACATCTGGGAAAAAAACGTCAACTTATTTTCTGGAGATAGCAGAAAAGATATTGAAGAAACTATCGAAATCTCAGATTTATCGTCACCTGAATTGGATAAATTGGTCGGCGAAAAAGCGGCAGATACTTTACGAGAGGAAATAGAGTTGGTTGATGGGATTTATCCTCAATTTAATAAGGAAGACTATCTCAATGGCAACCAACAACCTGTATTTTTTGGTTCAGCATTAAATAATTTCGGTGTTCGGGAGTTATTGGATTGCTTTGTTGAAATAGCCCCAAAACCGAGACCCAAACAAAGTGAAGAACGCCTAGTGAAACCTGATGAAAAGAAGTTTAGTGGCTTCGTGTTTAAAATTCATGCCAATATGGATCCTAACCACAGAAATAGATTGGCTTTTGTAAAAATTGTATCTGGAGAATTTAAACGTAATTCACCATATTTACATGTAAGACATGATAAAAAGCTAAAATTTTCCAGTCCGAATGCCTTCTTTGCCGAAAAGAAAGAAATTGTAGATGTTTCTTATCCTGGCGATATTGTTGGCCTTCAAGATACTGGAAGTTTTAAAATTGGTGATACCTTAACCGAAGGGGAAATATTGAACTATAAAGGCGTGCCTAGTTTTTCGCCAGAACATTTTAGATATATCAATAATGCGGACCCAATGAAGGCGAAACAACTATACAAAGGTATAGACCAGTTAATGGATGAAGGCGTCGCCCAATTATTTACACTAGATTTTAATGGTCGAAAAGTTATTGGAACTGTCGGTGCGCTGCAATATGAAGTCATCCAATACCGATTGGAACATGAATATGGCGCAAAATGCACTTACGAAAACCTTAATGTCCATAAAGCTTGCTGGATTAAAACCGATAACGAAAAAAGTGAAGAGTTTAAAGAATTCTTGAGAGTTAAACAACGTTATTTGGCAAGGGACAAACACAATCAATTGGTGTTTTTGGCAGATAGTATGTTCTCATTACAAATGTCACAACAAAAATACCCTAGTATTACGTTTCATATGACTTCAGAATTTGAATAA